The following proteins come from a genomic window of Cydia pomonella isolate Wapato2018A chromosome 28, ilCydPomo1, whole genome shotgun sequence:
- the LOC133532874 gene encoding uncharacterized protein LOC133532874, producing MAVGKIAPFDMNKDCWDLYVERLEQYFIANSVSDTVKVATLITVIGSDAYELMVNLCTPARPATKTFDQLKAIMKSHLQPKPSVLAERFKFRQRRQASDESIAEYVAALKKMSMTCNFGADSLQENLRDQFVCGLSKDVIRQRLFAEEEITFEKAFKLAVTIDSAETESAVMEKRVDNHGGSTGVYQVASSRGRGSYGHGEAAGGRKVTGATRGWAGAGRGASGRGGRRGPGVAGAGRERGAHGGAAGCKVCGGSHDSNTCKFKAYVCRVCNRDGHLKRMCPRLREEQLFALYDGDADGFKEVFEDGLGRFTGGKVGFALREGARPVFLRARPLPYALREPVERALDQLVRDGIITPVPTSDWATPVVPCPVFPLNIGIIA from the exons ATGGCAGTCGGAAAGATAGCCCCGTTCGATATGAACAAAGATTGTTGGGACTTATACGTGGAGCGTTTAGAACAGTATTTTATAGCGAATTCAGTGAGTGACACGGTTAAAGTGGCTACTTTAATTACTGTGATAGGCAGTGACGCGTATGAACTTATGGTTAATTTGTGTACGCCGGCGCGCCCGGCAacaaagacttttgatcagttGAAGGCCATTATGAAATCGCACTTGCAACCTAAACCGAGTGTATTAGCAGAAAGGTTCAAATTTCGACAACGACGTCAGGCGAGTGATGAGAGCATAGCTGAGTATGTCGCAGCCTTGAAGAAAATGTCAATGACTTGCAATTTTGGCGCGGACTCATTGCAAGAAAATTTAAGGGACCAATTTGTTTGCGGTCTATCGAAGGATGTTATACGACAGCGGCTATTCGCAGAGGAGGAAATCACGTTCGAGAAAGCTTTTAAATTAGCCGTAACGATAGATTCGGCCGAGACGGAATCGGCGGTTATGGAGAAGCGAGTAGACAACCATGGAGGAAGTACGGGTGTCTACCAGGTGGCATCGAGCCGGGGGCGGGGGAGCTACGGTCACGGAGAAGCCGCCGGGGGACGGAAGGTCACGGGGGCTACGCGAGGTTGGGCGGGCGCCGGGCGCGGCGCGAGCGGCCGGGGCGGACGGCGCGGGCCGGGCGTCGCGGGCGCCGGCcgcgagcgcggcgcgcacggcggcgCAGCTGGCTGCAAGGTGTGCGGCGGCAGTCATGACTCCAACACGTGCAAGTTTAAGGCTTACGTGTGTCGGGTGTGCAACCGAGATGGACATCTGAAGAGGATGTGCCCGAGACTACGCGAGGAACAGCTGTTCGCGTTGTATGACGGAGACGCGGATGG GTTTAAAGAAGTTTTTGAAGACGGTTTGGGGCGGTTCACGGGCGGCAAGGTCGGGTTCGCGCTGCGCGAGGGGGCGCGGCCGGTGTTCCTGCGCGCGCGCCCGCTGCCGTACGCGCTGCGCGAGCCAGTGGAGCGTGCGCTGGATCAGCTAGTGCGCGACGGCATCATCACGCCCGTGCCCACCTCGGACTGGGCCACTCCCGTcgtaccg